A DNA window from Pseudoalteromonas spongiae UST010723-006 contains the following coding sequences:
- a CDS encoding Dps family protein encodes MKNVSIIGLDKTITNNLVAELNTLLSSYQIQYMNARGFHWNIKGENFFELHAKFEEIYNDLLLKVDEIAERILTLGGEPLHGFSDYLANSKITEAKNISAGREAISNLLTGFSELIATQRSLLTLAGDAEDEGTASLMSDYIKEQEKLVWMLNAYLN; translated from the coding sequence TCAATTATTGGATTAGACAAAACAATCACAAACAACTTAGTTGCTGAACTAAATACCTTACTTAGCAGTTACCAAATTCAGTACATGAATGCCCGTGGCTTTCACTGGAATATTAAAGGCGAAAACTTCTTCGAGTTGCATGCTAAATTTGAAGAAATCTACAACGATTTACTGTTGAAAGTCGATGAAATCGCTGAGCGAATTTTAACGTTAGGTGGTGAACCGCTACACGGTTTTTCAGACTACCTTGCCAACAGCAAGATCACTGAAGCAAAGAACATTAGTGCGGGGCGTGAAGCGATTAGTAACCTACTAACAGGCTTTAGTGAGTTAATTGCAACACAGCGTTCATTACTAACATTAGCCGGTGACGCTGAGGATGAAGGTACAGCCTCACTAATGAGTGATTATATTAAAGAGCAAGAGAAACTAGTTTGGATGTTAAACGCTTACTTAAACTAA
- a CDS encoding ABC transporter permease — translation MNNQVTQVAKWEFMHFFKWKQELISKLIMLVIAVVVFFWQSASSFTSSDYRIAVSANSAFDMTLDGYVFTQTQDDKEKLTSALEAQEFDAVLLIDEAVSPVNIEFISKGKMAWQQTLQNALKQHYVEKVSDKLSLSAQQLALINNPIAVSAVYLDQNIKNEESHSSATAIGVLVLLSVGIFMSFAQVFVSITGEKQQRVTEQLYATMSAQTWVDGKILGQVLLALKAMLSTVISVLLGVAFLQVIIQGQALDLSFIDWYLLPWVLAFALLGLYFSTAFMAAIAAAIDDPNHSGKSSFMMIPLVPMILAFVLMDSPSGWVMTFLSYFPLTAFAVMPVKMALVDVAIWQPILSLLLTLALCIYMRGVAGRLFKMGMVMYGKEPSFKQMLGWAISER, via the coding sequence ATGAATAACCAAGTAACACAAGTTGCTAAATGGGAGTTTATGCACTTTTTCAAATGGAAGCAGGAGCTTATTAGCAAGTTAATTATGCTGGTAATCGCTGTGGTTGTGTTTTTTTGGCAAAGTGCGTCAAGTTTTACTAGCAGTGATTATCGTATTGCAGTTTCGGCTAATAGTGCTTTTGACATGACCTTGGACGGTTATGTGTTTACGCAAACACAAGACGATAAAGAAAAACTTACCTCTGCCCTTGAGGCGCAAGAATTTGATGCTGTGTTACTCATTGATGAAGCCGTAAGCCCTGTAAATATTGAGTTTATTAGCAAAGGCAAAATGGCGTGGCAACAAACTCTGCAAAACGCGCTAAAACAGCACTATGTTGAAAAAGTCAGTGATAAACTTTCGCTTTCGGCGCAGCAATTAGCATTGATTAATAACCCAATTGCAGTTTCAGCTGTGTATTTAGACCAAAATATCAAAAATGAAGAAAGTCATTCAAGTGCTACAGCAATAGGTGTTTTAGTGTTGTTATCGGTTGGTATTTTTATGTCGTTTGCTCAGGTATTTGTCTCGATTACAGGCGAAAAGCAGCAGCGTGTAACAGAACAACTCTACGCCACAATGAGTGCACAAACTTGGGTCGACGGAAAAATTCTAGGTCAAGTACTACTGGCATTAAAAGCCATGTTAAGTACTGTTATTTCAGTATTGTTAGGTGTTGCATTTTTGCAGGTGATTATTCAAGGGCAAGCACTCGACTTGTCGTTTATTGATTGGTATTTGTTGCCTTGGGTATTGGCGTTTGCATTGCTCGGCCTTTATTTTTCAACGGCGTTTATGGCAGCAATTGCAGCTGCGATTGATGATCCAAACCACAGTGGCAAGTCGTCGTTTATGATGATCCCGCTTGTACCAATGATTTTAGCGTTTGTATTAATGGATAGCCCCAGCGGTTGGGTTATGACGTTTTTAAGTTACTTCCCACTTACGGCGTTTGCTGTAATGCCTGTTAAAATGGCGTTGGTTGATGTGGCAATTTGGCAACCTATTTTGTCACTGCTACTGACGCTGGCATTGTGCATTTATATGCGTGGTGTGGCTGGACGCTTATTTAAAATGGGCATGGTGATGTATGGTAAAGAGCCAAGCTTTAAACAAATGTTAGGGTGGGCGATTTCAGAACGCTAA
- a CDS encoding ABC transporter ATP-binding protein: protein MTQAMIRVEEVSKQYASTKAVNQLSFAVNKGEIFALLGPNGAGKSSLVRMLVGFTKPDSGKISIQLDGSYFSEIPANKLGYLPEDRGLYGEKTLLQNLHYFAALHGVSKQQAKQNIDYWLKRFDLLGRENEPLKSLSKGNQQKVQLITAILHSPEIVILDEPFSGLDPINQEKVVLFLAELKQQGMTVILSAHQMAMVEKMADRMMLMNKGEAVLYGSLSAIREQIGGALELEVSFSGELNAEALQTHFGDINYRLNKANTLVVTLNDKAQLNDALAILPKLGQVEHLSSRTMDLHQMYLKAIESHQKHALTEEGSDE from the coding sequence ATGACACAGGCAATGATCCGTGTGGAAGAGGTAAGTAAGCAGTACGCCTCAACTAAAGCGGTTAATCAGTTAAGCTTTGCGGTAAATAAAGGCGAAATTTTTGCCTTATTAGGGCCTAACGGCGCAGGTAAATCATCGCTCGTACGTATGTTAGTAGGTTTTACAAAACCTGATAGCGGGAAAATATCAATTCAATTAGATGGTAGCTACTTTAGTGAAATTCCAGCGAATAAGCTGGGCTACTTGCCAGAAGACCGCGGACTCTATGGCGAAAAAACCTTACTGCAAAATCTTCATTACTTTGCTGCGCTGCATGGTGTAAGTAAACAACAAGCAAAACAAAATATTGATTACTGGCTAAAGCGATTTGATTTACTAGGCCGCGAAAATGAACCGCTTAAATCACTTTCAAAAGGTAACCAGCAAAAAGTACAGCTGATCACCGCAATTTTACACAGTCCCGAAATTGTTATTTTGGATGAGCCATTCTCTGGACTCGATCCGATTAACCAAGAAAAAGTTGTATTGTTTTTAGCAGAATTAAAGCAACAGGGAATGACGGTTATTTTAAGTGCCCACCAAATGGCCATGGTAGAAAAAATGGCTGACAGAATGATGTTAATGAACAAAGGCGAAGCTGTTTTATATGGTTCACTTAGTGCGATTAGAGAGCAAATTGGTGGTGCATTAGAGCTAGAGGTGAGCTTTAGCGGTGAATTAAATGCCGAAGCGCTGCAAACGCATTTTGGCGACATTAACTACCGCCTAAATAAAGCGAATACCTTGGTTGTTACGTTAAACGATAAAGCACAGCTAAATGATGCGTTAGCAATTCTGCCGAAGTTAGGTCAAGTAGAGCATTTATCAAGCCGCACCATGGATTTACATCAAATGTATTTAAAAGCAATTGAATCGCACCAAAAGCATGCATTAACTGAGGAGGGTAGTGATGAATAA
- a CDS encoding sigma-54 interaction domain-containing protein translates to MDNLKNLLADSELLLNAVGEGVYGFDLEGKAVFINPAAERMTGWQAGELLGEKIHQYHHHSHADGSPYPAHECNIYATMQDGQERSISHEVFWRKDGSSFPVEYTSTPVYKNGEIVGAVAIFRDVTKQQESDRALREALAQVQALSEQLQAENTYLQSEIDENWSDSGLVGQSPRFKQLLEQVSLVSKTDSTVLILGENGTGKELIARNIHRLSKRCHNTLVKVNCAAFTPSLLESELFGHEKGAFTGATERRKGRFELADKGTLFLDEVGELSLEAQSKLLRVLQEQEFERVGGNQTIKVDIRVIAATNKDLLKMVQQGEFRMDLYYRLNVFPLTMPALRERLDDLPLLCHNIISELARKLSKPIKGISKASLKRLATYHWPGNIRELQNVLEREVILSQSSLIQIKQDFQANLDASNFAQLTLAEMERSYIEQVLEQCSGKIGGSNGAAKLLDLPESTLRSKMKKLGITRI, encoded by the coding sequence ATGGATAATCTTAAAAACTTGCTAGCAGACTCAGAGCTATTGTTAAATGCGGTTGGTGAAGGCGTTTATGGATTTGATTTAGAAGGAAAAGCAGTATTTATAAACCCTGCCGCAGAACGCATGACAGGTTGGCAAGCCGGCGAATTACTCGGCGAAAAAATTCATCAATATCATCATCATAGCCACGCCGATGGCAGCCCATACCCAGCGCATGAATGTAATATTTATGCCACCATGCAAGACGGACAAGAGCGCAGTATTAGCCATGAAGTATTTTGGCGCAAAGATGGCTCAAGCTTTCCAGTGGAATACACCTCAACTCCCGTTTATAAAAATGGCGAAATAGTTGGTGCTGTTGCAATCTTCCGCGATGTAACTAAGCAGCAAGAAAGCGATCGCGCACTGCGTGAAGCACTAGCCCAAGTGCAAGCCTTATCTGAACAATTACAAGCAGAAAATACTTATCTTCAAAGTGAAATCGACGAAAACTGGAGCGACTCTGGCTTAGTAGGACAAAGCCCGCGATTTAAGCAATTGCTTGAACAAGTAAGTTTAGTCAGTAAAACCGACAGCACTGTGCTGATCTTAGGTGAAAACGGCACAGGTAAAGAGCTGATAGCCCGTAATATTCATCGCTTAAGCAAACGCTGTCACAATACTTTGGTTAAAGTAAATTGCGCGGCCTTTACACCTAGCTTGTTAGAAAGTGAGCTGTTCGGTCATGAAAAAGGCGCATTTACTGGCGCTACCGAAAGACGTAAAGGGCGATTTGAACTAGCAGACAAAGGCACCTTGTTTTTAGACGAAGTTGGCGAGCTAAGCCTTGAAGCACAGAGCAAATTGCTGCGTGTACTGCAAGAACAAGAATTTGAACGCGTTGGCGGTAACCAAACGATTAAGGTTGATATTCGCGTTATCGCAGCAACGAACAAAGACCTATTAAAAATGGTTCAGCAGGGCGAGTTTCGCATGGATTTATATTATCGCCTGAACGTTTTTCCCCTTACCATGCCAGCCCTCAGAGAGCGCTTAGATGATTTGCCTTTGCTTTGTCATAACATTATTTCGGAGCTTGCTCGCAAATTGAGTAAACCAATCAAAGGCATCAGCAAGGCCAGTTTAAAGCGCCTTGCAACCTATCATTGGCCTGGCAATATTCGTGAACTGCAAAACGTATTAGAGCGCGAAGTCATCTTAAGTCAAAGTTCGCTAATTCAAATCAAGCAAGATTTTCAAGCCAACTTAGATGCCAGTAACTTTGCACAACTTACGCTAGCAGAAATGGAACGCTCTTACATAGAGCAAGTGCTTGAACAATGCTCAGGTAAGATAGGCGGGAGCAATGGCGCAGCCAAACTACTCGATTTACCAGAAAGCACCTTGCGCTCAAAAATGAAAAAGCTCGGTATTACACGAATATAA
- the ccoG gene encoding cytochrome c oxidase accessory protein CcoG, translating to MKFDIKEEDLIIKPYKTEGPIYVRSQKGKYQKLRRYIGWALMLAFILIPFIPYQGQQAILLDIGAQQFRFFNTTLFPQDFTLLAWIFMAGAFALFFVTTWLGRVWCGYTCPQTVWMMMFIWVEEKVEGNRNKRIKLDKSPMSFEKFRKKGLKHLAWLSISFLTATTFLSYFVPVKELYSNLVTLDWSGLIWFWVGLFAVCTYGNAGFLREKMCIYMCPYSRFQAVMFDKDTYVVAYDEKRGESRGRRKRKDDPKQLGLGDCVDCNLCVEVCPAGIDIRNGMQYECINCGACIDACDETMEKFNYQKGLISYTSEHQLAGQKTDKFRLKLVGYGFFTGLVIITMLIWMNLRVPIETSILRDRNALYRVNYEGLTENTYTLRITNKTQNTLNYTLTLLEDSRFVLSAPQNIVIPAGEMSQFPVTITADGYDLKQKVTDVRFKVQAIEQPDIQIIKQSKFYKP from the coding sequence ATGAAGTTTGATATCAAAGAAGAAGATCTGATCATTAAGCCCTACAAAACTGAGGGGCCAATTTACGTCAGGTCACAAAAAGGTAAATACCAAAAGTTACGCCGCTATATTGGCTGGGCATTGATGTTGGCATTTATCTTAATCCCTTTTATTCCTTACCAAGGTCAGCAAGCCATATTACTCGATATCGGCGCGCAGCAGTTTCGCTTTTTTAATACCACCTTATTCCCGCAAGATTTCACCTTGCTAGCATGGATATTTATGGCGGGTGCATTTGCACTATTTTTTGTTACCACCTGGCTCGGTCGAGTTTGGTGTGGTTACACCTGCCCGCAAACGGTATGGATGATGATGTTTATTTGGGTTGAAGAAAAAGTGGAAGGCAACCGCAATAAGCGCATTAAGCTTGATAAATCACCTATGTCATTTGAAAAATTTCGCAAAAAAGGCCTCAAGCATTTAGCTTGGCTGAGTATTTCATTTTTAACTGCTACCACCTTTCTTAGCTACTTTGTGCCTGTTAAAGAGTTATATAGCAATTTAGTAACCTTAGATTGGTCTGGCTTGATTTGGTTTTGGGTAGGTCTATTTGCCGTGTGTACTTACGGTAACGCAGGTTTCTTAAGAGAGAAAATGTGTATTTACATGTGCCCGTATTCTCGCTTTCAAGCAGTAATGTTCGACAAAGATACGTATGTCGTTGCCTACGATGAAAAACGTGGTGAATCACGTGGTCGCCGCAAACGTAAAGATGATCCGAAACAACTTGGTTTAGGTGATTGTGTTGACTGTAACCTATGCGTTGAAGTGTGTCCTGCCGGTATTGATATTCGTAACGGCATGCAATACGAGTGCATTAACTGTGGCGCATGTATTGATGCTTGTGACGAAACCATGGAAAAGTTTAATTACCAAAAAGGTTTAATTAGTTACACCAGTGAACACCAACTAGCTGGCCAAAAGACCGATAAATTCCGTTTAAAGCTCGTAGGTTATGGATTTTTTACTGGCTTAGTAATCATCACTATGCTGATTTGGATGAATTTACGCGTACCTATTGAAACCAGTATTCTACGTGACCGAAATGCGCTTTATCGCGTGAATTACGAAGGGTTAACTGAGAACACCTACACGCTAAGAATTACCAATAAAACGCAAAATACCCTGAATTACACGCTAACACTGCTCGAAGACTCACGTTTTGTACTAAGCGCACCACAAAACATTGTTATTCCAGCTGGTGAAATGAGCCAGTTCCCAGTCACGATTACGGCTGATGGCTATGATTTAAAACAAAAAGTGACGGATGTTCGCTTTAAAGTTCAAGCTATTGAGCAACCGGATATCCAAATCATTAAACAGTCTAAGTTTTATAAACCCTAA
- a CDS encoding tetratricopeptide repeat protein, with product MSWQSTMIKGNECFDSHNWLEAERYYNRAIELVDLLWQQKISNLEAMQAWVCGYQNLAATYEQQGQLERALQCLLHAHYRVLQQANNKAVSEHAQSHALQMSSVTFKSISAFKGKHANYTRCMDVLDHVCAAPADIKNAKLKSALVH from the coding sequence ATGAGCTGGCAATCCACAATGATTAAAGGCAATGAGTGTTTTGATTCACATAATTGGCTAGAGGCGGAACGTTACTATAATCGCGCTATTGAGCTGGTTGATTTGCTATGGCAACAAAAAATTAGCAACTTAGAAGCGATGCAAGCTTGGGTATGCGGTTATCAGAACCTCGCTGCCACCTACGAACAACAAGGCCAGTTAGAACGTGCACTGCAATGTTTACTGCACGCCCATTATCGCGTATTACAGCAAGCCAACAATAAAGCAGTCTCTGAGCATGCGCAAAGCCATGCCTTACAGATGTCTTCGGTCACATTTAAAAGCATTTCGGCATTTAAAGGAAAGCATGCAAATTACACTCGCTGTATGGATGTGCTTGATCATGTGTGTGCCGCCCCCGCAGATATTAAAAACGCAAAATTAAAATCTGCGTTAGTGCACTAG
- the sodX gene encoding nickel-type superoxide dismutase maturation protease encodes MFGLSINKVTGNSMSPAIMPNNYVLLHSFGSMKHLKKGQIVKVAHPIFGAIIQRIAYQDKNGLYWLAGDDPNSLACCQIGPISAEQIIGVMICNLR; translated from the coding sequence ATGTTCGGATTAAGCATAAATAAAGTAACTGGCAACAGCATGTCGCCCGCGATAATGCCCAATAATTATGTGCTATTACATAGCTTTGGCAGTATGAAACATTTAAAAAAAGGGCAAATAGTTAAAGTCGCACACCCTATTTTTGGCGCCATAATTCAACGCATTGCCTATCAAGATAAAAATGGTCTTTATTGGTTAGCTGGTGACGACCCTAACAGTTTGGCCTGCTGCCAAATAGGACCGATTAGCGCCGAGCAAATCATCGGCGTAATGATTTGCAACCTGCGCTAA
- a CDS encoding ABC transporter substrate-binding protein, protein MKVNSVVRVWLFLMLLMWSEVTSANSHMKVVFINPGYATDNDSGDFWPNVNHFMVAAANDLNIDLVSLHAERNHILMKKLVSDAIALKPDYLILVNEKQMLPQMLEQLVGTEIKVFLLLNKFSRSQQASLPEAITSKVIGCLSPNNKEVGEQLAQALIKRAGKFKKQQLTMYALLGDYNTPAAEERRFGLQRALKKHPHVSLIDSTVANWSESKAYKKTYGVLSKYPADIIWSANDAMAFGAIAAVNKLKQSDKVIIGGINWDVHDKGYATDVSFGGHVTLGAKALLMLHDNHLYPEKAGAMSQQIAIFESSDSPARAPFGKLLREQEFEQIDFSRFSVSAQQPLEFNLQNLVNTRH, encoded by the coding sequence GTGAAAGTGAATAGTGTCGTGCGTGTTTGGTTGTTTTTAATGCTGCTGATGTGGTCAGAAGTTACTAGTGCCAATTCCCATATGAAGGTTGTTTTTATTAACCCGGGTTATGCCACGGACAATGATTCTGGCGACTTTTGGCCAAACGTGAATCACTTTATGGTTGCCGCTGCAAACGACCTCAATATCGATCTCGTATCATTGCATGCTGAGCGCAATCATATTCTGATGAAAAAACTGGTTAGCGACGCGATAGCGCTAAAGCCCGATTACTTAATTCTCGTAAACGAAAAGCAAATGTTACCGCAAATGCTAGAGCAGCTTGTTGGCACCGAGATTAAAGTGTTTTTGCTGCTTAATAAATTTAGCCGTTCACAGCAGGCATCGCTGCCTGAGGCGATCACGAGTAAAGTAATAGGGTGCTTATCGCCGAACAATAAAGAGGTTGGTGAACAGCTTGCTCAGGCATTAATTAAACGCGCTGGTAAGTTTAAAAAACAGCAGCTTACTATGTATGCACTGCTTGGTGATTACAATACACCGGCGGCAGAGGAGCGTCGCTTTGGTTTACAGCGCGCCTTAAAAAAACACCCTCATGTGAGTTTAATAGACTCAACGGTTGCCAATTGGTCTGAGTCGAAAGCTTACAAAAAAACCTATGGCGTATTGTCAAAGTATCCCGCTGATATTATTTGGTCGGCAAATGACGCAATGGCGTTTGGTGCAATTGCAGCTGTAAATAAACTAAAGCAATCAGATAAGGTCATTATTGGCGGCATTAATTGGGATGTTCATGATAAAGGGTATGCGACCGATGTGTCTTTTGGTGGGCATGTAACGTTGGGCGCAAAAGCATTATTGATGCTGCATGATAATCACCTTTACCCAGAAAAAGCAGGCGCTATGAGTCAGCAAATCGCAATTTTTGAGTCCTCGGACTCACCAGCTCGAGCGCCGTTTGGCAAACTATTACGTGAACAAGAATTCGAACAAATCGATTTTTCGCGTTTTTCTGTGTCGGCGCAGCAACCGCTAGAATTTAACTTGCAAAACTTGGTTAATACTCGGCATTAG
- a CDS encoding MHYT domain-containing protein, which produces MLDWIFSHFSVPTDSLLIYGSYNPWLVTLSILIAIFASFMGLQVASQVTKTHSTARRHTMLAIGSIALGGGIWSMHFIGMLAFDLCTRVEYNGAITFLSMLPGIFASWVALNFINSHRKGFIPLLIGGVLVGAGIGTMHYTGMAAMEMAPLLRYEPWVFGLSIVVAVSLAMLSLWVNFGLAVFSTQGKSLPYAKVWSSIIMGCAITGMHYTGMAAARFVRPPGLELSEQTSEISIYLALGISITTAVIICLVLGLNMLYRYKDISVKAAESERRIRAMMDTAVDGIVSIDRSGTVLSINQATEELLGWSTDEIIGKNVNVLVPTPYHDNHDDYISRYFSTGQANIIGKGREVKARHKSGELVAIRLAIGHVKLSTNDFFVAFISDIRPRLRMEKALRENEEKFRSLITNIPGIAYRCKNTPEWPMMYISNAVQSITGYHAADFLMPNPKRSFSDLFHPDDKERIFASIPEQGAFSLEYRIINRDGEVRWVMEQGTHASNESTQDSWLDGFIMDITERKQMEQALVNAKESAEQAAAARASFMANMSHEIRTPMNAIIGFSDILLESDLQQEQQRHLTTINNSAKSLLHLLNDILDSAKLDKGKLELEIRDFSLVQEIDEVVSTLWLQARNKGIALNLNLDPKLKASYLGSPERIRQVLTNLVNNAIKFTQQGSVTLTVKPTKDNQVSFAIEDTGIGMTESQLQHVFDAFTQADSSMSRRFGGTGLGTTISKQLVELMGGEISATSTLDKGSLFYFTLPLAASTTANVKPLAAPSDEVKLPPLTILIVDDIQQNIELLSVLLSREGHTVITARDGQQALIRMASDDAIDLAIMDIQMPVMDGLTAATKRRATEQQQNLTRLPIIAFTASVLEADKQAAENAGMDGFANKPVDKNALFNEISRVLGLNNSITHVNGNNNHDKLIDDKKGIALWGSKTAYYHELSRFISEQQSAVELLSTHYKQQQWPELLQIAHGLKGVCGNLSLTQLMRKVELLESIICSHPEQGETILQQIDTVFNQVKQKVLAEQNEALIEQDNKHIQPQLLNVLHSLKHHAEHNEIDEQALSQLLALQDEHYHNEIMAISNAINDFDFALGCEAIEHLLNKLT; this is translated from the coding sequence ATGCTTGATTGGATATTTTCACACTTTTCAGTGCCCACCGACAGCCTACTGATTTATGGTAGCTACAACCCTTGGTTGGTAACTCTTTCAATTTTAATTGCTATTTTTGCATCATTCATGGGGTTGCAAGTCGCGTCACAAGTGACAAAAACGCATTCAACAGCAAGACGCCACACCATGCTAGCAATTGGCAGCATTGCGTTAGGCGGAGGTATTTGGAGCATGCACTTTATCGGCATGCTCGCATTCGATCTATGTACACGCGTTGAATACAATGGAGCAATTACCTTTCTTTCGATGCTGCCAGGTATTTTTGCTTCCTGGGTCGCGCTAAATTTTATAAATAGCCACCGCAAAGGCTTTATCCCGCTGCTAATTGGTGGTGTGCTTGTCGGTGCAGGCATCGGCACCATGCATTATACCGGTATGGCAGCGATGGAAATGGCACCTTTGCTCCGCTACGAACCTTGGGTATTTGGTTTATCAATTGTGGTTGCTGTGTCACTGGCTATGTTGTCGTTATGGGTTAATTTTGGTCTTGCGGTTTTTAGCACACAAGGTAAGTCCTTGCCTTACGCCAAAGTGTGGTCGAGCATTATTATGGGCTGCGCTATTACTGGTATGCACTACACCGGCATGGCAGCGGCGCGTTTTGTTAGGCCTCCAGGCCTTGAACTCAGTGAACAAACATCGGAAATTTCAATTTATCTTGCATTGGGTATTTCAATTACCACAGCCGTAATCATTTGCTTAGTGCTGGGCCTTAATATGCTTTATCGCTACAAAGATATCTCAGTCAAAGCAGCCGAGAGCGAGCGCCGTATTCGTGCCATGATGGATACCGCTGTTGACGGTATCGTAAGCATTGATCGTAGTGGCACTGTACTCAGTATCAACCAAGCGACAGAGGAATTACTTGGCTGGTCTACAGATGAAATTATCGGAAAAAATGTTAACGTGCTCGTACCTACACCCTACCACGACAATCACGATGATTACATTTCCCGCTACTTTTCTACTGGGCAAGCAAATATTATTGGAAAAGGGCGGGAGGTTAAAGCCCGCCATAAAAGCGGTGAGCTTGTCGCAATACGTCTTGCAATTGGTCATGTAAAGCTTTCTACCAATGACTTTTTCGTCGCTTTTATCAGTGATATCCGCCCGCGCCTGCGCATGGAAAAAGCACTAAGAGAAAACGAAGAAAAATTCCGCTCGCTGATCACCAATATTCCAGGCATCGCCTATCGTTGTAAAAATACACCTGAGTGGCCAATGATGTATATCAGCAATGCTGTACAAAGCATTACTGGCTATCACGCAGCCGACTTTTTAATGCCAAATCCCAAACGCAGCTTTTCTGATTTGTTTCACCCTGACGACAAAGAGCGCATTTTTGCCAGTATTCCAGAGCAAGGAGCGTTCAGCTTAGAGTACCGCATAATTAACCGTGATGGAGAAGTTCGCTGGGTGATGGAGCAAGGCACACATGCCAGTAATGAAAGTACGCAAGATTCTTGGTTAGATGGCTTTATTATGGATATTACTGAGCGCAAACAAATGGAGCAAGCGCTGGTGAATGCGAAAGAGAGCGCTGAACAAGCAGCAGCTGCCAGAGCTAGTTTTATGGCCAATATGAGTCATGAGATTCGCACTCCCATGAATGCCATTATTGGCTTTAGCGACATTTTACTGGAAAGCGATTTGCAGCAAGAGCAGCAGCGTCATCTAACAACAATTAATAACTCAGCTAAATCTTTGTTGCATCTACTCAATGATATTTTAGATAGTGCCAAACTCGATAAAGGAAAACTTGAGCTCGAGATTCGAGATTTCTCACTTGTTCAAGAAATCGATGAAGTTGTTTCCACGCTGTGGTTGCAGGCGCGTAACAAAGGCATTGCACTCAATTTAAATCTCGATCCTAAATTAAAAGCCAGCTACTTGGGTTCGCCAGAACGCATTCGCCAAGTACTTACGAACTTAGTTAACAATGCCATTAAATTTACCCAGCAAGGTAGTGTCACACTAACCGTAAAGCCAACCAAAGATAACCAAGTGTCCTTTGCTATCGAAGATACGGGTATTGGCATGACCGAATCACAGTTACAACATGTGTTTGATGCGTTTACTCAAGCTGACTCATCGATGAGTCGCCGCTTTGGTGGTACCGGACTTGGTACAACAATAAGCAAACAGTTAGTAGAGTTAATGGGCGGAGAAATTAGTGCCACCAGCACACTCGATAAAGGTTCATTGTTCTATTTCACCTTACCACTGGCGGCGAGTACCACAGCTAACGTCAAACCTCTTGCGGCACCGTCTGATGAGGTAAAACTGCCACCGTTAACCATTTTAATCGTCGATGATATTCAGCAAAATATCGAGTTACTATCGGTGCTACTGTCGCGAGAAGGGCATACAGTAATAACCGCACGCGACGGCCAGCAAGCGTTAATTCGTATGGCATCGGATGACGCCATTGACCTTGCAATTATGGATATTCAAATGCCAGTAATGGATGGTTTAACCGCTGCAACCAAAAGACGAGCGACCGAGCAACAACAAAACTTAACTCGACTTCCTATCATTGCCTTTACTGCCAGTGTGTTAGAGGCCGATAAACAAGCCGCCGAGAATGCGGGTATGGATGGTTTTGCCAACAAACCCGTTGATAAAAACGCGCTATTTAATGAAATCAGCCGAGTGCTTGGGTTAAATAACTCAATCACGCACGTAAATGGTAACAATAACCATGATAAATTAATTGATGACAAAAAAGGCATTGCGCTATGGGGCAGCAAAACGGCTTATTATCACGAGCTGTCACGTTTTATTTCAGAGCAACAAAGTGCTGTTGAACTGTTATCAACTCATTATAAACAGCAACAATGGCCCGAATTATTGCAAATCGCACATGGTTTAAAAGGCGTGTGTGGCAACCTTTCTCTTACCCAACTCATGCGTAAAGTTGAACTGCTCGAATCGATTATTTGCAGTCATCCTGAACAAGGTGAGACAATATTGCAGCAAATTGACACCGTCTTCAATCAAGTGAAGCAAAAAGTCTTGGCCGAGCAGAATGAAGCGCTCATTGAACAAGATAACAAGCACATCCAACCACAGTTATTAAACGTATTGCACAGCTTGAAACATCACGCAGAGCATAACGAGATTGATGAGCAGGCACTATCACAATTACTCGCCTTACAAGACGAGCACTACCATAATGAAATTATGGCCATTAGTAATGCAATTAACGACTTTGACTTCGCGCTCGGCTGTGAAGCCATTGAGCATTTATTAAATAAGCTGACATGA